GACAGCTCGTCGAAGATCGCGGCGACGGTGTAGTTGTTCGAGGCGCTGGCGAAGCCCTGGCCGACCAGGGCGGGGCCGCTGATGCCCTGCAGGTTCTTGCCGTGGCACATCGAGCAATGGGTCTCGAAGGCCTCGTGCCCGGCCTTGGCCTGGGCCTTGGTGTAGAGGGCGGGAAGCGGGGCGGCGGCGGCGATCGCGGTGCAGAAACCCGCCGCGGCGAGACCGGCGAGCAGGCGCGCATCCGGGCGGCGCAGGGTGCGGGAGAGGCGTCGGAGCATCAGGGGTATCCTTTCAGCGGGTGAACCGGCGGGCGAGCCTGCCCGCCGCGAGTCACGGGGTATGGTAGGGGGCGACGAGACGGGCAAGGGTTCCGTCCTTCGCGAGATGGGCGAGCGCCGCATCGAAGCGGCGGGCCGCGGCGCGGCCGGATGCGGTCGGCGCGTAGAGGGCGACGACCGACCAGTTGGCGTGCGGCTGGCGGAGCGGGCGCTGGTGGAGGTGCATTCCGTCCCGCGCCAGGGCCTGTTCGAGCAGCGGCTGCCAGAGCAGGGCATAGGCGATCTCGTGCCGCTTGAGGGCGGCGAGCACGTGCGCGGGCGTGGAATACTGGTGCTCGGCGAGGCGCGCGCCGGGACCCGCGCCGAAATAGGTCGTCGGCACGGTGAGATAGACGACGCCGACCTGCGTGCCCGGGGCGAGGCGCGAGAAGGCGGGCGGCGGCGCTTCGCCGGCGATGACGAAGCCGGTCTTCACATAGGGATGCGTCGCGGCGACGCCGGGCGGCAGCGCCGGATCGCCGGTCTCGACCGGGAAGCCCATCACGAGGTCGCAGCGCTGGCGGGCAAGCATGCTGAAGAAGCGCGGCTTCTTCGCATTCAGCGCGTCGGTGCCGTCACGCGTGTCGATGCTGACGATGCGCGGGGCGACGCCGTCGAGCCGGCCGATGGCGGCGGTGAGCGCGCGATCGACACGCTGCATCGGATTGGCGCGGTCGATGCAGACCGTGGGGCCGGCGGCGCGGGCGGAGGCGATGCCGCACGCCGCCAGCACGATGCCGGCCAGCGCGGCGCGGAGAAGCCCCGGCCGCCGAAGCGGCCGGGGGTGCCTGCGCTCAGCCATTGAGCGCGAAGACATGGAGCTGGCCGCCGCGCGGCGCCTTGGCGAGCGAGGCGCCGAGCTTGCCCGACCACAGCGGCCACACGCCGCCCCAGCCCGACCAGACCGCGACATACTGCTTGCCGTCGATCTCGTAGGACATCGGGTTGGCGATGATGCCGGAGCCGAGATAGGGGCTCTTCCACAGGATCTTTCCGGTCTTGGCGTCGAAGGCGTAGAGATGGCCGTCCGCCGTGCCGGAGAAGACGAGGCCGCCGGAGGTCGCCATCGCGCCGCCGTCCCACGGCTCCTTCGTGCGGTGCTGCCAGACCTGCTTGCCGGTGGACAGATCGATCGCCTGGATCGAGCCCATGTGGTGCGGCGAGGCGGGGTCGGGCTTCATCTCGAAGGTTTCGCCGAGATAGGGCAGGCCCGCGGCGTAGCTGACCGGAACGCCCTTCATCGTCATGCAGGCGTGCAGCGTCGGCACATAGGCCATGTTGGTCGCGGGATCGACCGCGCCGGGCCACCAGTTCTTGCCGCCGAGGAAGCTCGGGCAGGTGAAGATCTGCTTGTCGAGCGCGGGGCGCAGCTTCATGTTGTTGACGGCCTGGCCGTCCTTGATCCCGGTGATCGAGGTGTCGTGCACGAAGGGCACGGCGTAGATCAGCTTCCCGGTCTCGCGGTTGATCGCGTAGAAATAGCCGTTGCGGTTGGCCTCGACCAGGGCGTGGTAGGGCTTGCCCTTGTAGGTGATGTCGGCGAGCTGGGCGGTGTTCACGCCGTCATAGTCCCAGGTGTCGTTGCGGGTGTACTGGTAGTGCCACTTGATGGCGCCGGTATTGGGATCGATCGCGATGACGCTGTCCGAATACAGGTTGTTGCCCGGGCGCATCGAGGCGAGCCACGGGCCCGGATTGCCCACACCCCAGAAGAGCTGCTTGGTCTTCGGATCGTAGGTGCCGGTCATCCACGGGCTGCCGCCGCCGTGCTTGTAGGCGCCGGCCGGCCAGGTCTTGCCGCCAGGCTCGCTCGGCGAGGGAATCGTGTAGGTCTTCCAGAGCAGCTTGCCGGTCTGCGCGTCGAGCCCGACGATGAAGCCGCGGGCGCCGTATTCGCCGCCGCCGGAGCCGATGATCACCTTGCCGTCGACGATCATCGGGGCCTCGGAGATCGAGTAGCCGATGCCCGGCTTCTCGAGCGCGACGTTCCACAGCACCTTGCCGGTTGTCGCATCTAAGGCGAGGACGTGATTGTCCAGCGTGCCCATGAACACTTCGTTGCCGTAGACGGCGACGCCGCGGTTGTTCACGTCGCAGCAGACCGTCTTCAGCGCGGTCTTCGGCAGGTCGTAGTCGTATTCCCAGAGTTTCTTGCCGGTCTTCGCGTTGAAGGCGATGAGATGGTCGAGCGGAGTGGTGGCGAACATGTAGTCGCCATTGACGATCGGCGTGCCTTCGAAGCCGTTGGGGATGTCGATTTTCGCAGACGACCACGCGGGTTTCAGCGAGGCGACGTTCTTCGTGTTGATCTGCGCAAACGGCGCGTAATCGTCGCCGGCGTAGCTGCGGTTGAACATCAGCCAGCCCTTCGAGGCGGCGGCGTTGTCGAGCCGGGCCTGGGTAACGCTCGGGTAGGCGGGCTGGGCCGAGGCGGCGCCGGCGGCGAGCAGCGTGCCGGCGAGGGCGCCGATCAGCGCGGTTCCGGTTCTGGCAAATCTGGACTTCATGAAGATCTCCCTAAGAGGTTTCTGGTGTTGTCAGGATCAAAGAGCGGCGGTTTGTTGCGCCGTCAGGTTAGGGGAGCCCGGGCGGCGGCGAGCATCGCGGCTTCCTCTCCGGAGAACAGCCGCGAGCGCACATGAAAGCGCAGCCCGGTGCCGTTGTCGAGCGAGAACATGCCGCCGATCCCCTCGACGACGTCGATGACGAGCTGGGTGTGACGCCAGTACTCGAACTGCGACGCGCTGATGTGGAACGGCGCGCCGCCGATGGCACCGAGGCAGATATCGTCAGGGGAAACGACGAAATCCGCCTGCGGGTAGCACATCGGCGCCGAACCGTCGCAGCAGCCGCCCGACTGGTGGAACAGGACCGGGCCGTGACGCGCCGTCAGCTCGGCGATCAGCGCGAGGGCCGATGGCGTCGCGGTCACGCGCGGGGGATGATCCGGTCCCGTCATGGTCAGAAGAAGCCGAGCTTCTTCGGGTCGTAACTGACCAGCATGTTCTTGGTCTGCTGGTAGTGGTCGAGCATCATCCGGTGCGTCTCGCGGCCGATGCCGGACTGCTTGTAGCCGCCGAACGCCGCGTGCGCCGGGTAGAGGTGATAACAGTTGGTCCAGACGCGGCCGGCCTTGATGCCGCGGCCGAAGCGATAGGCGCGGTTGGCATCGCGCGTCCAGACACCGGCGCCGAGGCCGTAGAGCGTGTCGTTGGCGATGGCGAGCGCCTCGGCCTCGTCCTTGAAGGTCGTCACCGAGACGACGGGGCCGAAGATTTCCTCCTGGAAGATCCGCATCCGGTTGTGGCCGCGGAAGATGGTGGGCTGGACGTAGAACCCGTCCGCGAGCTCGCCGCCGAGCGCGGCGCGGCCGCCGCCGGTGAGCACTTCCGCTCCTTCCTGGCGGCCGATGTCGAGATAGGAGAGGATCTTCTCGACCTGCTCGCTGGAGGCCTGGGCGCCGACCATCGTCGCCGCATCCAGCGGGCTGCCCTGGCGGATCGCCTGCACGCGGGGGACGGCGCGCTCCATGAAGCGGTCGTAGAGGCTTTCATGGATCAGCGCGCGCGACGGGCAGGTGCAGACCTCGCCCTGATTGAGCGCGAACATCGCGAAGCCTTCCAGCGCCTTGTCGAGGAAGTCGTCATCCTCGGCGGCGACGTCGGCGAAGAAGATGTTGGGCGACTTGCCGCCGAGCTCCAGCGTGACCGGGATCAGGTTGTGGCTGGCATATTGCATGATCAGCCGGCCGGTCGTGGTCTCGCCGGTGAAGGCGATCTTGGCGATGCGGCTGGAGGAGGCGAGCGGCTTGCCGGCCTCGAGGCCGAAACCGTTGACGATGTTGAGCACGCCGGGCGGCAGCAGGTCGGCGATCAGCTCGGCGAGGACGAGGATGCTGACCGGGGTCTGCTCGGCCGGCTTGAGGACGACGCAGTTGCCCGCCGCCAGCGCCGGGGCGAGCTTCCAGGCCGCCATCAGGATCGGGAAGTTCCAGGGGATGATCTGGCCGACGACGCCGAGCGGCTCGTGGAAGTGGTAGGCCACGGTGTTGTGGTCGATTTCCGAGAGCGTGCCTTCCTGGGCGCGGATGCAGCTCGCGAAATAGCGGAAATGGTCGATGGCGAGCGGAATGTCGGCCGCGGTGGTCTCGCGGATCGGCTTGCCGTTGTCGACCGTCTCGACATAGGCGAGGAGGGCAAGGTTTTCCTCCATCCGGTCGGCGATGCGGTTGAGCATCAGGGCGCGCTCGGCCGGGGCGGTGCGGCCCCAGGACTCGGCGGCGGCGTGGGCGGCGTCGAGCGCGTGCTCGATATCGACCTCGCTCGACCGGGCGACCTCGGTGAAGGCGTGGCCGGTCACCGGGGTGACGTTGGCGAAGTAGCGGCCCTCGGCCGGGGCGACGAAGCGGCCGCCGATGAAATTGTCGTAGCGGGGCTTGAAGGTGAATCCGCCGGGTGCGGTTCCGGGCGAGGGGCGAATGGCGCCGTCGGGCATTGGTCTTCCTCCGTCCTGCGGCCCGACGTTCCGGGCCGCGCTGGTTGCTTCGCCAGGGAGGACTGCAAGC
This genomic interval from Acidiphilium multivorum AIU301 contains the following:
- a CDS encoding type 2 periplasmic-binding domain-containing protein, with amino-acid sequence MAERRHPRPLRRPGLLRAALAGIVLAACGIASARAAGPTVCIDRANPMQRVDRALTAAIGRLDGVAPRIVSIDTRDGTDALNAKKPRFFSMLARQRCDLVMGFPVETGDPALPPGVAATHPYVKTGFVIAGEAPPPAFSRLAPGTQVGVVYLTVPTTYFGAGPGARLAEHQYSTPAHVLAALKRHEIAYALLWQPLLEQALARDGMHLHQRPLRQPHANWSVVALYAPTASGRAAARRFDAALAHLAKDGTLARLVAPYHTP
- a CDS encoding methanol/ethanol family PQQ-dependent dehydrogenase, which translates into the protein MKSRFARTGTALIGALAGTLLAAGAASAQPAYPSVTQARLDNAAASKGWLMFNRSYAGDDYAPFAQINTKNVASLKPAWSSAKIDIPNGFEGTPIVNGDYMFATTPLDHLIAFNAKTGKKLWEYDYDLPKTALKTVCCDVNNRGVAVYGNEVFMGTLDNHVLALDATTGKVLWNVALEKPGIGYSISEAPMIVDGKVIIGSGGGEYGARGFIVGLDAQTGKLLWKTYTIPSPSEPGGKTWPAGAYKHGGGSPWMTGTYDPKTKQLFWGVGNPGPWLASMRPGNNLYSDSVIAIDPNTGAIKWHYQYTRNDTWDYDGVNTAQLADITYKGKPYHALVEANRNGYFYAINRETGKLIYAVPFVHDTSITGIKDGQAVNNMKLRPALDKQIFTCPSFLGGKNWWPGAVDPATNMAYVPTLHACMTMKGVPVSYAAGLPYLGETFEMKPDPASPHHMGSIQAIDLSTGKQVWQHRTKEPWDGGAMATSGGLVFSGTADGHLYAFDAKTGKILWKSPYLGSGIIANPMSYEIDGKQYVAVWSGWGGVWPLWSGKLGASLAKAPRGGQLHVFALNG
- a CDS encoding c-type cytochrome, whose protein sequence is MLRRLSRTLRRPDARLLAGLAAAGFCTAIAAAAPLPALYTKAQAKAGHEAFETHCSMCHGKNLQGISGPALVGQGFASASNNYTVAAIFDELSQQMPAGAPGSLPHKDYADIMAFILSKNGYPAGKTALTYSAAQSSTAKLVSQVK
- the adh gene encoding aldehyde dehydrogenase, with translation MPDGAIRPSPGTAPGGFTFKPRYDNFIGGRFVAPAEGRYFANVTPVTGHAFTEVARSSEVDIEHALDAAHAAAESWGRTAPAERALMLNRIADRMEENLALLAYVETVDNGKPIRETTAADIPLAIDHFRYFASCIRAQEGTLSEIDHNTVAYHFHEPLGVVGQIIPWNFPILMAAWKLAPALAAGNCVVLKPAEQTPVSILVLAELIADLLPPGVLNIVNGFGLEAGKPLASSSRIAKIAFTGETTTGRLIMQYASHNLIPVTLELGGKSPNIFFADVAAEDDDFLDKALEGFAMFALNQGEVCTCPSRALIHESLYDRFMERAVPRVQAIRQGSPLDAATMVGAQASSEQVEKILSYLDIGRQEGAEVLTGGGRAALGGELADGFYVQPTIFRGHNRMRIFQEEIFGPVVSVTTFKDEAEALAIANDTLYGLGAGVWTRDANRAYRFGRGIKAGRVWTNCYHLYPAHAAFGGYKQSGIGRETHRMMLDHYQQTKNMLVSYDPKKLGFF
- a CDS encoding DUF779 domain-containing protein, translated to MTGPDHPPRVTATPSALALIAELTARHGPVLFHQSGGCCDGSAPMCYPQADFVVSPDDICLGAIGGAPFHISASQFEYWRHTQLVIDVVEGIGGMFSLDNGTGLRFHVRSRLFSGEEAAMLAAARAPLT